The DNA region CGTCGAGGCGGTCGCTTTTGCGGGTGGTCTCCGCGATGACCCGGAGTTTCCTGGGATGCGCCAGCGCGAGTTTTTCCGCGAGAGGTTCCAGAGGCTTCAGGAGCCATTCATCGCTGGCGGCGGCTTCGACCATGGCGGCGAAGGGCCCCAGCGACTGGAACCAGCTTTTGATGGAGAGCACTTCGCGGCAGAACAGGCGACGGCGCTCGAGAACCTTGCGGGATTGGTCGACGACGCAGACGCTGAAAGTCTCTTTGTGAAGGTCGATGCCGACGTATTTCACGGAACGATCCTTTTGTGGAAGCGGGAGTTCTTCACGGAACAACACGTTTACCACGCATCAAAAGCATCCCCAACGCGGCTCGACTTCCTTTCTCATAGTTTCGGCCTGCGTTGCTTCAGTAGTAGCCACCCTCG from Chlorogloeopsis sp. ULAP01 includes:
- a CDS encoding transposase, giving the protein MFREELPLPQKDRSVKYVGIDLHKETFSVCVVDQSRKVLERRRLFCREVLSIKSWFQSLGPFAAMVEAAASDEWLLKPLEPLAEKLALAHPRKLRVIAETTRKSDRLDAQTPAEFLASDHWHGSCAGDWTRSDSWMSSLRLQWPAHQF